AGCGAAGAAGAGTCCTTGATGGGCCTTCGCCCGCATGCCCCTCCGCTTAATGCGTCGTTGAGCGCCCCCCGGAACGCGGCGCGGCGGACCGGCCAGGGGGCCTGGGCGAACGGCACCGGCCCGCCCTCGCCCCGGGCCCGCACCCGATAGAGCCAGAACCCGTTTCCCACCCGCACCGGACCCGCCACCTCTCCGGGTGACGCCCGTTCGAGCAGATCCCGGCCCGGCGTGCCCGGAAACAGGTAACGGCGGCCGAGGGGGCCGCCGAACCGCGCCGATCCGCCCTGGCTCACCTGCTGCGCCACCGCCTCGAAGGGCTCCCCCGCCCTCACCCGATCCAAGGCCGCACGCACGGCCTCCTCCTGAGCCCGGACCCGCTCCGGAGGGTCGTCCGGACTGATGTACCGGAAGATGCCGTCCAGCTCGACCCACGGGGGTTCCCGGACGGATTGTTTCTCTAGTTGTTGCAGGACAGAAGGAATGATTTCCTGAGTTGCAACCTGAAGTTCAGCCCACCGCCGATCCAACCCCTGGAGGCCCCCCCGGGGGATCCTGCCCCCGGTCACCCGGTCCACCAGAGCCCACAGGATCCGGCCGCCCGGGGCCAAAAGGCCGGGGGCCGGCGCGGGCGGCCGGCTGCCCTCACCCCCTCCCCCCCTGCCGACGGTCAACGCCCTCACCCACGGCCCCGGCCCCTCCGGCCGGTCCAGGAGGGTCCCCCAGTCGAACAGACAGAACCGGTCCGCGCCGGCCGAGCGGGCCGCCGCGGCCTCCCGGACGATCTCGTCGGGGTCCTTGATGTACGCGCCGAGGCCGATCCACAGCTCGGTCCCCCAGGGGCTGGCCAGGGGCACGAGGCGGCGGACCTGAGCCGCCACCCGCTCGACCGGGCCGAAGTAGGCCATGGGGTACAGGGCGTCCACCAGGCCCTCGGCGATCCAGGTCCGCCAGTCCTGCCCCTTGTCCCGGTACGCCGGGCCCGGGTCGGGCCACACGGCAGCGGACAGCGCGATCCGGCGTTTGGGGGCCGAGGCCGCGAGCACCCGGCGGACCCGCCGCACCAGGGCCGTGACCTCCCGGGCCCGGGCCTCGGCCCACAGCAGCCCCAGGGTGGTGAGCACCCGGTCCCCCGCCGGCATGCTCCCGGAGGCCCATGCGGCCAGATCCGGTCGGTCCCGGAGTTCGGGAGGCAGCAACCGGGGGTCGAGCCCCCAGATCTCCCGAAACCGGCGGCCCAGGGGGCCGGTCTGGCCGTAGCCGGGGCCTGGGTAGCGGATGAAGTCCAGGTGCACCTCGGACACGGCGTAGGCGTCCACCAGTTCCTCCACGATCCGGGCGAACCGGTCCCGGTAGCCCTGGGAGGCGGGGTCGGCGTACACGCCCTCGATCCAGCCCAGGGCGCGGTCCAGCGGGGAGTAGGTGTCCACCCGACGGCCCCGGTCGTCCGAGAGGATCCACTCGGGGTGGGCCCGCACCGGATGGGCCGGGTCCTGGGGCGGGTCGTCGGCCCCCCACAGGTAGAACACGTTCAGCCAGGTGGCCAGGGGAACCCCTTCGCAGGATTCGAGGGCCAGGCCCAGGGGGTCGTAGCCGGGGGGCCGCCCGGCGAGGGGCTCGGCCCGGGGCGCGAGATGGCTCCGGTACCAGGCGTCCCCCCTTCCCCGGACCTGGACGAGCACCCGGTCGAGGCCCTGCTGCCGTGCGGCCTGGCACGCCCTGCGGACCTCGGAGGGATCGGCGAGCCGGTCCCGCACCACCCAGGCCGCCCTTTGGGGCGCCGGCGCCGCACAGGCCCCCACGAGCCAAAGGGCCGCCGCCGCGGCCCCGATCCGTCTCATGACCGTTTCTCCAGGGCGGCCAGGAGCCGGTCGTGGATGTCCTCGAACCCCCCGTTGGAGAGGACCACCACCACGTCGCCCGGCTCGGCCCGCTCCGCCACGTGGGCCACGATGCCGGAGGCGTCGGAGAACCACCGGGCCTCGACCCCGCGGCGGCGCAGGTCGCGGGCCAGGCGCTCCACGTCGAGCCGTTCGTCCCGGGGCACCTTTTTGGGGTCGGGAACCGACCGCAGGCACACCCGGTCGGTGGCGTGGAAGCAGCCCACGAGCGCCTCCTGGAACACCCGCCGGCGCATGGTGTTCGAGCGAGGCTCCACCACCGCCCAGATCCGCCGGTCCGGGAACCGATCCCGAAACCCCTCGAGGGTAGTCCGGATCGCCGTGGGGTGATGGGCGAAGTCGTCGTACACGCTCACCCCCTGGGCCTCGCCCCGGAGCTCGGCCCGGCGGCGCACCCCCGGAAACGTCGACACGGCCCGACAAAACACCTCGGGCGAGACGCCTGCAAGGGCCAGGCTGGCCGCGGCGGCCAGGAGGTTCCAGGGCTGGTGGGATCCCACCAGCGAGTGCTCGAGCCGCATCGCCACGCCGTCCGGCCCCTCCACCTCGACCGTGGTGCCCGGGCCGGGCCGGGCGGTCCAGTCCGCGGGGTTCCCCCCGGCCGAGTACGTGACCACCCGGCAGGGGGCAGCCGCCGCCAGGGACATGACCTCCGGATCGTCGGCGTTGGCCACCACGGCCCCGGATCGGGGTACGATCCTCACCCCCTGCTCGAAGGCTCGGCGGAGGCGATCCATGTCCGGGTAGATGTCGGCGTGGTCGTACTCCAGGTTGTTGAGCACCAGAACCCACGGCCGGTAGTGCACGAACTTGGGCCGTTTGTCGAAGAAGGCCGTGTCGTACTCATCCCCCTCCAGCACGAACCACTCCCCCTCCCCCACCCGGAACCCGCCCTCCAGGCCCCGGGGCACCCCGCCCACCAGCCACGACGGCTGCGTGCCCGCCTGCTCGAGCACCCAGGCGCACAGGGCCGAGGTGGTGGTCTTGCCGTGGGTGCCGGCCACCACCAGGCACCGGCGGCCGGGCAGGAACGCCCATTCCACGAGTTCCGGGAGGGAGCACCGGGCCAGCCCCCGGTCCAGCACGGCCTCCAGCTCGGGGTTCCCCCGGCTCACGGCGTTGCCCACCACCACCCAGTCCGGGGCCGGGTCCAGGTTGGCCGGATCAAACCGATCGGCCACGGGAATCCCCGCCCGGGCCAGCACGGTGGACATGGGAGGGTACACGCCCTGGTCCGAGCCGGAGACCTCGGCCCCCAGCCTGTGGAGCTCCACGGCCACCGAGGCCATGGCCGTCCCGCAGATGCCGAGGAAATGGAACCTCTGCCCCTTCAAAGCCCCTGGAACAACGTGTTTTATCTGGTTGAACACGCCCGACCTCTTTTGCTACACTTCGACCCGCGTTTGATTTCTGCTCGATTTGGGGAGGGAGACCATGAACCGAGACCAGGCGGTCCCCTACATCCTCGCCGACTCGTTCCTCAAATGGTGGCGGGAGATGGGCTCGCCCGAGATCGGTCCGGCGTTCCAGTACTGGGCGGACCGGGAGAACCTGAAGCCCCGCCGGCGCCACGCGGTGCGCCGGCGGGTCGAGGAGCTCCGGGCCGGCCGTCGGGCCGCATAGGGGGCCCCTGCCCCGGCTCACCCGTACAAACGAAACGGGCGAGTCTGCTCCCACCAGCCTGCGAGGTCGTCCGCCCAGGAGCGCTCCAGATCCCGGGGATCGGCACCGTCCTCCACGGCCCGGCGCACGGCGTCGTCGCCCAGGAGGAGATGGATGGGCAGACGCTCGGTCTCGTACTCGTAAGGCGGAGGCCGCCACCCAAACCCCTGGTCGGACGCCAGCCGCCATAGAGCCGACAGGACGGCCAGCCCGGTTCGGTACGGCCGAAACGCCTGGGGGTCGGTCACGTGCAGGTGGACCCCGCCGCAGGGCCGGCCCGCCCATTTCTGAAAGGTGGGCTCGAACCCCACCGGCCGGAACACGACCCCCGGCAGGTCGTACCGGGCCAGGGCCCGGGCCAGCTCGTCGCCGCGGAGCCACGGCCCGCCCACGATCTCGAACGGCCGGGTGGTGCCCCGGCCCTCGGATGCGTTGGTGCCCTCGAGGAGCACCGTTCCGGGGTACACCAGGGCCGTGTCGAACGCGGGCATGTTGGGCGAGGGCATGACCCAGCGCCGGCCGGTTGCCGGCCACAGGCCGCCGTCCCACCCCTCCAGCTCCACCACCTCCAGCTCACACGCCACGCCCCCGGGCCGGCACATCCATCGGGCCAGCTCGCCCAGGGTGAGGCCGTGGCGCATGGGAATCGGCTCCATCCCCACGAACGAGCGCCATTGGGGCCGGAGCAGGTTTCCCTCGACGGCCCGGCCCAGGGGGTTGGGCCGGTCGAGCACCACCACCTTGACCCCGGCCCGGCCGCAGACCTCCAGCGTCAGCCGAAGGGTCCAGGCGAACGTGTACACCCGGCACCCCACGTCCCACAGGTCCACCAGCATCACGTCCAGCCCCTGCAACCACGCGGGGTCCGGGGCCCGCCGGTCGGCGTACAGGGACCACACCGGGATGCCCAGCGTCGGGTCCACGCCGTGGGGGGTCTCGACCATGTTGTCCTGGACGTCGGCCCTCACCCCGTGCTGGGGGCCGAACAGGGCCTCGAGCCGGACCCCGGGGGTGCTGGCCACCCGGTCCCGGGCCCACCGGAACTCCCGGTCCACGCTGGCGGCGTTCAGAAGAAGCCCCACCCGCTGCCCGGGGCGGAC
This is a stretch of genomic DNA from Deferrisoma camini S3R1. It encodes these proteins:
- a CDS encoding exo-beta-N-acetylmuramidase NamZ family protein; the protein is MVTVGLERFCRDPRPWVRPGQRVGLLLNAASVDREFRWARDRVASTPGVRLEALFGPQHGVRADVQDNMVETPHGVDPTLGIPVWSLYADRRAPDPAWLQGLDVMLVDLWDVGCRVYTFAWTLRLTLEVCGRAGVKVVVLDRPNPLGRAVEGNLLRPQWRSFVGMEPIPMRHGLTLGELARWMCRPGGVACELEVVELEGWDGGLWPATGRRWVMPSPNMPAFDTALVYPGTVLLEGTNASEGRGTTRPFEIVGGPWLRGDELARALARYDLPGVVFRPVGFEPTFQKWAGRPCGGVHLHVTDPQAFRPYRTGLAVLSALWRLASDQGFGWRPPPYEYETERLPIHLLLGDDAVRRAVEDGADPRDLERSWADDLAGWWEQTRPFRLYG
- the mpl gene encoding UDP-N-acetylmuramate:L-alanyl-gamma-D-glutamyl-meso-diaminopimelate ligase, giving the protein MFNQIKHVVPGALKGQRFHFLGICGTAMASVAVELHRLGAEVSGSDQGVYPPMSTVLARAGIPVADRFDPANLDPAPDWVVVGNAVSRGNPELEAVLDRGLARCSLPELVEWAFLPGRRCLVVAGTHGKTTTSALCAWVLEQAGTQPSWLVGGVPRGLEGGFRVGEGEWFVLEGDEYDTAFFDKRPKFVHYRPWVLVLNNLEYDHADIYPDMDRLRRAFEQGVRIVPRSGAVVANADDPEVMSLAAAAPCRVVTYSAGGNPADWTARPGPGTTVEVEGPDGVAMRLEHSLVGSHQPWNLLAAAASLALAGVSPEVFCRAVSTFPGVRRRAELRGEAQGVSVYDDFAHHPTAIRTTLEGFRDRFPDRRIWAVVEPRSNTMRRRVFQEALVGCFHATDRVCLRSVPDPKKVPRDERLDVERLARDLRRRGVEARWFSDASGIVAHVAERAEPGDVVVVLSNGGFEDIHDRLLAALEKRS